In the genome of Juglans microcarpa x Juglans regia isolate MS1-56 chromosome 6S, Jm3101_v1.0, whole genome shotgun sequence, the window GAACCACGAAGAATACAAGCAAGACTAACAGCAAAAGGCGAGTCCCTTATTCTCTCTAAGATACTATCATAATCACATCTAAGCACTGAACTAAATAAAGACCTGTTTTGCCACAACAGCATCCTGAGGGTCGTCAGGTTCTGGTGCTGAGAGTAGTGCTTGTACAGACAAAAGGGCTGTCTTCAAAGTTAATGCTGGGCTCCATTGGTCCTTCAAGATGTCCAGGCAAATTGCTCCACTTTGACTGCTGATATTAGGGTGCCTTAAATAGGTAAATATACACACAAAAAGCACTCAAGTGTCAATAATCTTTAACACTGGCCTCATGCTCTCATTTTATCATGGATAGAGCATCACATAATTGTCTACCATTGAATCATCGCTAAAACTACAAAACGGGTAGAGCAACTCAGAAtactttatttaaattattccATTGTGATCCAAATCCATACAATCATTCAACTTCATAGTTATCATAAGATTTAAAAATCCACTAGGTGACCAGTTGCACCAAGAAAAATGTCTGTCAGTTTATACAGTTCAATACTTTAATGTCAAGCCCATCTGAAACCAACTAGCAGCATCATATCTAACTGAAACGATggaaaaggaaatagaaaagttgCAGAAGATAACATCACCTTGCATCATGTCTTCGACTCCAAAACCCACCTAACTAGAAATTTGACCACAAAACTACAATGTCTAGTCAATTGATTACAAAGCATTTACATCTGTCTTGTTTATTATCAAAATGTAATGGTAAAAGCTTATTTCATACTTGAAGAGAAATTTCTCAGCCACTAAcagaacttgaaaaaaaaaaaaaaaaaaacagactaAGTCTTGTTTATACATTTAACTGTTGATTCCTGCAATTTATGTTGAAAACACACAGGAGAACGTTCTTTTGCAGATATTATTACCAGTATTAAGGCCTCGTACCCATGCTAAATCAAATATTTGACAAATGGCTTTAACCTACAGGCTCTATGTaggataaaacataaaattctgtAATTAAAATCTGATATCCCAATTTGACTTCTTACTATATGTCTTGAACTCATTTAAATTTCTATGTATTGATGTTAAACAGTGAAGTCCAAAAGAAAGCTTCAAACATCGAAAGCTTTGCTTTCCTACTTTTCGTAGCCATTGTGTTTCATAGTGGATACAGTGAGCAAAACTAAATAGGGATGTACCGTTACCCAAAAGCATGGTTCATTTCACCTAATCACATACCCATAACTCATCTTTGTAACATGAGAAATACTACTTATCATCCCCACACCATACCATGATGTGATTTATCATGTTTGTCCTTCTATTTAAAGACACATATTTAGACATCAATATGTGTGTTGAAGGGTAAAAATGACGAATTTTTCTTGTACATTAGTAGCAAACTACCATGTCTGAGAAAATTTGCATATAATGCCTTCTGTCGCCTAGGAATAAGAAGAAACTAATACGAATCGACATTAATATTTTCCTACcacttatcaagaaaaaaacaaatcctACCAAACTTTGGTTGCAAACCGCATCTTGGGAGGCGCAAAAGGGTACccatctgcaaaaagaaagcCATGATAGATACAACGTAAATTTTCACGATACGATTTTCTTCCCTAAACTTTACTTACTAAAACAACCACAAATAAACACGTTGAAACAACGAATATCCAGCAAGCATTCGACAAATTTGCACATTAGAGACTTCGACACACATCCAAACACCCACATATTGAAGGAACAAATACAAGAAATACATTTGATAAATTTACACCTGAAATACTTTCATACCACACAGTCACACACTAACTACACAATTCAATCACTTTAACCCCCAAATCCTCAAAGCTAACTCAACCAGAAAATCTTGCTTGCACGACAAATTAAACTCCAAACCTCAACAAAGAAAACCCAAGAGGAAATACAGTAAATGTACAattggagagaaaagaaaaaacaaagagagagaaaggcaAGAAGGAGGAATATGGAAACCTGGGAGTGAGATATCGATTTGGAAGGTGCCGCCTTCGTAGGGCGTACCGATGGGCCCAGGGATGGATCCGATGAGACGGGCGAGATTGTCGGCTTTGGGGCTGACTGTGATGCCAGATGCCTCTATGTCTCTGCTGCATTCTTGAAGCTCTTTTTGCACGCGAGCGAAGTCTACCATCTTCTTTTTTTCGGGGAgccgagagagagggagagtgtgcGCATGCGGGGCGAGAGCGTGAGGGAATTTGAAGATGTGCGGGTGGGAGAGAGTGACCTCAGACCAGTAAGTACGAATTTGTTTAAAGATTTTTACTTGTCATCATTTTCAGACACCAgatagtttaattatttttaattttatttaattttattctactCATGTAccacaaatttaaaaagtaaaaaaattaaaaaattatatctgatatgtaatgtaaaaataataaataaaatttttcttatcaaaataaataaattagagagagaCTATATACCAACATGCTTTTATCATCtttcatattaaataattaaagatttatttattatttattacttaattattagatatcacataaaaaataagtaataataattaaaaagattgtagaggaaatttttttcatcttgcaAAACCATCCCACATCCGGCTAGGCAATAATAAAAGCCTAAATTTATTTCTTGGACACGTTATTAGTTGagaataaatctcaaaatccaTACAAAATAGAAGCAAGGGTTGATTGGGCGTGGCCTAAGTATAATTAGTTTCATTgccattaattttttactaatacATTTTACTATTCCGCTGCCATTTTGTCTTGTATATTAATAGTCCAATAGTTGATCTGACACGTTTCACCCAATCGACACGGGGAACCTCTCAATCCGATACCACAAGTATTTTGAAATCACGttatcaaaataatcaataatCGTAATGAAATAACGTATACTTTCATGAGAGAAAGAGACTGAGAAGTAGGAGATGAATATTGTGAACATACCCATAGACATTTATCTCACATTACTAGCGTAGTCATAGGAGTGAACCTACTTGACTAGTAAATTAATACTATAGGTTATGCTGAAGTTGTTGACTCCTTCGTTGATGAAGACTCTGAGCTTTAGCCTTCTCCCCCCACAGAAAAGAGAGTATAAGAGAGCGTATTGAAATACTTAGCGATCTCAAAAGTAAGATGGAGATTGTTTGTTGAAATGTCTTATATACGTGCAGTGCAGTCAGTCACGTTTATGATAGTTCTTGCCTCTGATTggcttaaggaaaaaaaaattgtgaatcttGCATGTATGCTGATTGAAGAATGGTAAAGATTGAGTAGATTGATGAGACAAGACACACAAGTCCAAGCAGTTTGCCTCGAAAATAATATCTCCTTATGAATATTGCCCATATGGCATTAGGCCTTACTTCCATGGTCGGACGCATGGCATGTGGCTGTATATTCCCTTTTTCCCATGCGTACTTCTATTGAGACGTCATTGTTGGAGTACGAACCTCGGCATGTCACCTGCTACCATCTG includes:
- the LOC121237803 gene encoding ubiquitin-conjugating enzyme E2 27-like isoform X2, with translation MVDFARVQKELQECSRDIEASGITVSPKADNLARLIGSIPGPIGTPYEGGTFQIDISLPDGYPFAPPKMRFATKVCQSGAICLDILKDQWSPALTLKTALLSVQALLSAPEPDDPQDAVVAKQYLREYQTFVATARYWTETFAKASSLGVEEKVQKLVEMGFTDALVRSALEATGGDENLALEKLCSG
- the LOC121237803 gene encoding ubiquitin-conjugating enzyme E2 27-like isoform X1, producing the protein MVDFARVQKELQECSRDIEASGITVSPKADNLARLIGSIPGPIGTPYEGGTFQIDISLPDGYPFAPPKMRFATKVWHPNISSQSGAICLDILKDQWSPALTLKTALLSVQALLSAPEPDDPQDAVVAKQYLREYQTFVATARYWTETFAKASSLGVEEKVQKLVEMGFTDALVRSALEATGGDENLALEKLCSG